One genomic region from Stackebrandtia nassauensis DSM 44728 encodes:
- a CDS encoding DNA recombination protein RmuC yields MDYVLIAIVCLAAGAAAGWFAARARSATENAALSARLDAARDNETRLEQSLRAVTADATAQSKTALNELLHPLRESLHRYEQHVGEVERARLAAYTELRTQVSRMSDTSDALRTQTGQLLSALRTPQVRGRWGEHQLRRIVEASGMLEHCDFTEQTTASIEDQTVRPDLVVKLAGGKHVVVDAKAPFNAYLDALETADETVRDGQLDMHAKQLRAHVNQLSKKEYWRAFDSTPEFVVLFVPADTFLDAALKRDPNLLEYAFARDIVLATPATLIALLRTIAYSWRQEALAKGAAQVHALGKEMYSRLATMGGHLSKLGTSLSGAVTAYNATLGSLESRVMVSARKFAELGISSEELPEMDQIEVTARQVQHEALRSDG; encoded by the coding sequence ATGGATTATGTGCTCATCGCCATCGTCTGTCTGGCCGCGGGGGCGGCGGCGGGGTGGTTCGCGGCCCGGGCACGTTCGGCCACCGAGAACGCGGCCCTGTCGGCCCGTCTGGACGCCGCCCGCGACAACGAGACCCGGCTGGAGCAGTCACTGCGGGCCGTCACCGCCGACGCCACCGCGCAGTCGAAGACGGCGCTCAACGAACTGCTGCATCCACTGCGGGAGTCGCTGCACCGCTACGAACAGCACGTCGGCGAGGTGGAGCGGGCGCGGCTGGCGGCCTACACCGAGCTGCGGACCCAGGTGTCACGAATGTCGGACACCAGCGACGCGCTGCGGACCCAGACCGGGCAGCTGCTGTCGGCCTTGCGCACCCCGCAGGTGCGGGGCCGGTGGGGCGAACACCAGTTGCGGCGCATCGTGGAGGCGTCCGGGATGCTGGAGCACTGCGACTTCACCGAACAGACCACGGCGTCCATCGAGGACCAGACAGTGCGGCCGGACCTCGTGGTGAAGCTGGCGGGCGGCAAGCACGTCGTCGTGGACGCCAAGGCGCCGTTCAACGCCTATCTGGACGCGCTGGAGACCGCCGACGAGACGGTGCGCGACGGCCAGCTCGACATGCACGCCAAGCAGTTGCGCGCCCACGTCAACCAGCTGTCCAAGAAGGAGTACTGGCGGGCCTTCGACAGCACCCCGGAGTTCGTGGTGCTGTTCGTCCCGGCCGACACCTTCCTGGACGCCGCGCTCAAACGCGACCCGAACCTGCTGGAGTACGCCTTCGCGCGCGACATCGTGCTGGCCACCCCGGCGACCCTGATCGCGCTGCTGCGCACGATCGCCTACTCGTGGCGGCAGGAGGCGCTGGCCAAGGGTGCCGCCCAGGTACACGCGCTCGGCAAGGAGATGTACTCGCGGCTGGCGACCATGGGCGGTCATCTGTCCAAACTGGGCACGTCGCTGTCGGGCGCGGTGACCGCGTACAACGCCACCCTCGGCTCGCTGGAGTCGCGGGTCATGGTCAGCGCCCGCAAGTTCGCCGAACTGGGCATCTCCTCCGAGGAACTGCCCGAGATGGACCAGATCGAGGTCACCGCGCGCCAGGTGCAGCACGAAGCGCTGCGAAGCGACGGCTGA
- a CDS encoding 4-hydroxy-3-methylbut-2-enyl diphosphate reductase — translation MSAAAKRVLLAKPRGYCAGVDRAVETVEKALELYGPPVYVRKQIVHNKHVVATLEEAGAIFVEENDEVPPGSIVVFSAHGVAPEVHEQAKQRDLKAIDATCPLVTKVHSEARRFAAQDYDILLIGHDGHEEVIGTTGEAPENITLVDGPEDVKNVKVRDENKVVWLSQTTLSVDETMDTVDGLRQRFPLLQSPPSDDICYATQNRQQVVKEIADDCDVMLVVGSTNSSNSVRLVEVALQAGSRAGYLVDYAHEIQESWLEGATTVGVTSGASVPDDLVTGVLEFLAERGFTDVAEVESVKEKLTFSLPRELVRDMKAKEAAQASA, via the coding sequence ATGTCAGCCGCTGCCAAACGTGTCCTGCTCGCCAAACCCCGGGGTTACTGCGCCGGCGTCGACCGCGCCGTGGAAACCGTGGAGAAGGCGCTGGAGCTCTACGGGCCGCCGGTCTACGTCCGCAAGCAGATCGTCCACAACAAACACGTCGTGGCGACGCTCGAGGAGGCCGGTGCGATCTTCGTGGAGGAGAACGACGAGGTCCCGCCGGGATCGATCGTGGTGTTCTCCGCGCACGGCGTCGCCCCCGAGGTGCACGAGCAGGCCAAGCAGCGCGACCTGAAGGCCATCGACGCGACCTGTCCGCTGGTGACGAAGGTGCACTCGGAGGCGCGGCGGTTCGCCGCCCAGGACTACGACATCCTCCTCATCGGACACGATGGGCACGAGGAGGTCATCGGCACCACCGGCGAGGCGCCGGAGAACATCACCCTGGTCGACGGCCCCGAGGACGTCAAGAACGTCAAGGTGCGCGACGAGAACAAGGTGGTGTGGCTGTCCCAGACCACGCTGTCGGTCGACGAGACCATGGACACCGTCGACGGGCTGCGGCAGCGGTTCCCGCTGTTGCAGTCGCCGCCCAGCGACGACATCTGCTACGCCACCCAGAACCGGCAGCAGGTCGTCAAGGAGATCGCCGACGACTGCGACGTCATGCTCGTCGTCGGTTCCACCAACTCGTCCAACTCGGTGCGGCTGGTGGAAGTGGCGTTGCAGGCCGGTTCCCGCGCGGGCTACCTCGTCGACTACGCCCACGAGATCCAGGAGTCCTGGCTGGAGGGCGCCACCACCGTCGGCGTCACCTCCGGTGCCTCGGTTCCGGACGACCTGGTGACCGGCGTGCTGGAGTTCCTGGCCGAGCGCGGTTTCACCGACGTCGCCGAGGTGGAGTCGGTCAAGGAGAAGCTGACCTTCTCGCTGCCGCGTGAACTGGTTCGCGACATGAAGGCCAAGGAAGCCGCGCAGGCCTCGGCGTAG
- the xseA gene encoding exodeoxyribonuclease VII large subunit, translating into MLSHVTQPELAAATGPSTPESPWPVRVVSHKIGEWISRLGAVWAEGQITQISRRPGAGFVFLTLRDPAAEVSLTVVTTRNVVDACDPPLRDGARVIVHGKPDWYPGRGTLSLRATEIRQVGLGELLARLEKLKKLLAAEGLFAPERKRPLPFLPRRIGLITGRASAAERDVLENAKTRLPSADFEVREVPVQGPQAVPKVLEALAELDADPAVEVIILARGGGSVEDLLPFSDETLCRAVFAAKTPIVSAIGHEPDNPLVDFVADVRCSTPTDAGKRVVPDFAEERRGIDQARHRLRQALGGKIDRESQALAAMRSRPCLAQPSRIIDDRQDEITHARDRIRRAFTARLDKAAHDVTSLRGHLRALSPQGTLDRGYAIVRRADGAVVRADTEVTASEDLRVRLARGELTVIVKE; encoded by the coding sequence ATGCTGTCGCACGTGACTCAGCCCGAACTCGCCGCGGCCACCGGCCCCTCCACCCCCGAGTCACCCTGGCCGGTGCGGGTGGTCAGCCACAAGATCGGCGAGTGGATCTCCCGGTTGGGCGCGGTGTGGGCCGAGGGCCAGATCACCCAGATCAGCCGCCGCCCCGGCGCCGGTTTCGTGTTCCTGACGCTGCGCGACCCGGCCGCCGAGGTGAGCCTGACGGTCGTGACCACCCGAAACGTCGTGGACGCGTGTGATCCGCCACTGCGCGACGGCGCCCGGGTCATCGTGCACGGCAAACCCGACTGGTACCCCGGCCGCGGCACCCTGTCGCTGCGGGCCACCGAGATCCGCCAGGTCGGCCTGGGCGAACTGCTGGCCCGGCTGGAGAAACTCAAGAAGCTACTGGCCGCCGAGGGCCTGTTCGCCCCGGAACGCAAGCGCCCACTGCCGTTCCTGCCCCGCCGCATCGGCCTCATCACCGGCCGCGCCTCAGCGGCTGAACGCGACGTCCTGGAGAACGCCAAGACCCGGCTGCCCTCGGCCGACTTCGAGGTCCGCGAAGTCCCGGTACAAGGCCCGCAGGCGGTGCCCAAGGTCCTGGAGGCCCTGGCCGAACTGGACGCCGACCCCGCCGTCGAGGTGATCATCCTGGCGCGCGGCGGCGGCAGCGTCGAGGACCTGCTCCCGTTCTCCGACGAGACCCTGTGCCGCGCCGTCTTCGCGGCCAAGACCCCGATCGTGTCGGCGATCGGCCACGAACCCGACAACCCGCTCGTCGACTTCGTCGCCGACGTCCGCTGCTCCACCCCCACCGACGCGGGCAAACGCGTCGTCCCGGACTTCGCCGAGGAACGACGCGGCATCGACCAGGCCCGCCACCGGCTCCGCCAGGCCCTGGGCGGCAAGATCGACCGCGAATCCCAGGCGCTGGCCGCCATGCGTTCCCGCCCCTGCCTGGCCCAACCGTCCCGCATCATCGACGACCGCCAGGACGAGATCACCCACGCCCGCGACCGGATCCGCCGCGCCTTCACGGCCCGGCTCGACAAGGCCGCTCACGACGTCACCAGCCTGCGGGGCCACCTGCGCGCCCTGTCCCCGCAGGGCACCCTCGACCGCGGCTACGCCATCGTCCGCCGCGCCGACGGCGCGGTCGTGCGCGCCGACACCGAAGTCACCGCGTCGGAGGACCTGCGCGTCCGCCTGGCCCGCGGCGAACTGACCGTCATCGTGAAGGAGTAG
- a CDS encoding exodeoxyribonuclease VII small subunit, translating into MDDEALDYEAARAELVSVVERLEAGGTTLEDSLALWERGEKLADLCQSKLDGARARLDKATESREA; encoded by the coding sequence ATGGACGACGAAGCTCTCGACTACGAGGCCGCCCGCGCCGAGCTGGTGTCCGTCGTCGAACGTCTCGAAGCAGGCGGCACCACGTTGGAGGACTCGCTGGCCCTGTGGGAGCGGGGCGAGAAGCTCGCCGACCTGTGCCAGTCCAAGCTGGACGGCGCCCGTGCCCGTCTCGACAAGGCCACCGAATCCCGCGAAGCCTAG
- a CDS encoding SDR family oxidoreductase → MNRIALVTGGSRGIGRGIAERLAADGVVVGVHYGSNETAAKETVAAIEAAGGRAFTVGARLGVPGDVDALFAAFTEGVKPYADEPHLDILVNNAGTNGPGSVDTATPEGYDAVMDLNLKAPFFTVQKALPLLRDGGRIINISSGASHATWKNDPAYAMTKAALDSFTRSLAAQLGPRDITVNSVGPGVIDTDMNASWLRDSPEGREAGAAWSVFKRVGEVDDVAEVVGFIASDKARWVTGQFIDATGGSLLIGA, encoded by the coding sequence ATGAACCGCATCGCCCTCGTCACCGGCGGCAGCAGGGGAATCGGACGCGGCATCGCCGAGCGGCTGGCCGCCGACGGCGTCGTGGTCGGCGTCCACTACGGCAGCAACGAGACGGCGGCCAAGGAAACCGTCGCGGCCATCGAAGCCGCCGGCGGCCGGGCCTTCACCGTCGGCGCTCGACTCGGCGTACCCGGCGACGTCGACGCACTGTTCGCCGCCTTCACCGAAGGGGTCAAGCCCTACGCCGACGAACCCCACCTGGACATCCTGGTCAACAACGCCGGAACCAACGGCCCCGGCTCGGTCGACACCGCCACCCCCGAGGGCTACGACGCCGTCATGGACCTGAACCTCAAAGCCCCGTTCTTCACCGTCCAAAAAGCACTGCCGCTGCTGCGCGACGGCGGCCGCATCATCAACATCTCCTCCGGCGCCTCCCACGCCACCTGGAAGAACGACCCCGCCTACGCCATGACCAAGGCCGCCCTGGACTCCTTCACCCGTTCCCTCGCCGCCCAACTGGGCCCCCGCGACATCACGGTCAACAGCGTCGGCCCCGGCGTCATCGACACCGACATGAACGCCTCCTGGCTGCGTGACAGCCCCGAAGGCCGCGAGGCCGGAGCCGCCTGGTCGGTGTTCAAACGGGTCGGCGAGGTCGACGACGTCGCCGAGGTCGTCGGATTCATCGCCTCCGACAAGGCCCGCTGGGTCACCGGCCAGTTCATCGACGCGACCGGCGGCTCCCTCCTCATCGGAGCCTAG
- a CDS encoding TetR/AcrR family transcriptional regulator: protein MTTTRRGRPRSFDRDAALGRALDAFWRHGYEGTSMATLTEAMGLNPPSVYAAFGGKRELFDAVVAHYQEEKRELMASALSESGSAREAVARLLRVLADDYTDRSHPPGCLVISAAVNCSPAASEVEASLRAHREASKRAIAERIAVDHPARAEALALYVAAVVQGMSTQARDGATREQLRGLADTAMLAWPDGD from the coding sequence ATGACGACGACGAGACGGGGCCGGCCGCGTTCCTTCGACCGGGATGCCGCGCTGGGGCGAGCGCTGGATGCCTTTTGGCGCCACGGTTACGAGGGCACGTCGATGGCCACCCTGACCGAGGCCATGGGGCTCAACCCGCCGAGCGTCTACGCCGCCTTCGGCGGCAAGCGTGAGTTGTTCGACGCGGTGGTCGCGCACTACCAGGAGGAGAAGCGGGAGCTCATGGCCTCGGCGCTGTCCGAGTCGGGGAGCGCTCGCGAGGCCGTGGCGCGGCTGCTGCGGGTGTTGGCCGACGACTACACCGACAGGTCGCATCCTCCCGGCTGTCTGGTGATCTCGGCGGCGGTCAACTGCTCCCCCGCCGCGTCCGAGGTCGAGGCGAGCCTGCGGGCGCATCGGGAGGCGTCCAAGCGGGCCATCGCCGAGCGGATCGCCGTCGACCATCCCGCGCGAGCCGAGGCCCTGGCGCTGTATGTGGCGGCGGTGGTGCAGGGCATGTCGACGCAGGCCCGCGACGGCGCCACCCGCGAGCAGTTGCGCGGGCTCGCCGACACGGCGATGCTGGCCTGGCCCGACGGCGACTGA
- a CDS encoding phytanoyl-CoA dioxygenase family protein, producing the protein MTQTTVSRSYKQRFDEDGYVVVSGLFSGAEVDRLREHYMALRRRGPLPDDLVGVKASSRDPLRRYPRMAQMHRWDDTTRDWLLDPRLARQLSELLGAEPYAVQSMLYFKPAGSRGQALHQDNFYLRAEPGTCVAAWMALDDTDEENGCMKVVPGSQDWPMLCTAKADTRLSFTDVTVPLLAEQRVDAVHMKPGDVLFFNGSVVHGSHPNTSADRFRRALIGHYIQAEATQVAQYYHPALRMDGTPLELTVAEGGGACGEWAEESGQPVIAMTGHEAVTRKHE; encoded by the coding sequence ATGACCCAGACGACCGTGAGTCGATCATACAAACAACGATTCGACGAGGATGGATATGTTGTGGTGTCGGGACTGTTCTCCGGCGCCGAGGTCGACCGGCTGCGCGAGCACTACATGGCGCTGCGGCGGCGGGGCCCGCTGCCCGACGACCTCGTCGGCGTGAAGGCCAGCAGCCGCGATCCGTTGCGCCGCTACCCCCGCATGGCCCAGATGCACCGCTGGGACGACACGACGCGGGACTGGCTGCTGGACCCCCGGCTGGCGCGGCAGCTGTCGGAGCTGCTCGGCGCGGAACCGTACGCGGTGCAGTCGATGCTGTACTTCAAACCGGCCGGTTCCCGGGGCCAGGCCCTGCACCAGGACAACTTCTACCTACGCGCCGAACCGGGAACCTGCGTCGCGGCCTGGATGGCGCTGGACGACACCGACGAGGAGAACGGCTGCATGAAGGTCGTCCCCGGCAGCCAGGACTGGCCGATGCTGTGCACCGCGAAGGCCGACACCCGGCTGAGCTTCACCGACGTGACGGTGCCGCTGCTGGCCGAACAGCGCGTCGACGCGGTCCACATGAAGCCCGGCGACGTGTTGTTCTTCAACGGTTCGGTGGTGCACGGCAGCCACCCGAACACCTCGGCCGACCGGTTCCGGCGCGCCCTGATCGGGCACTACATCCAGGCCGAGGCCACCCAGGTCGCGCAGTACTACCACCCGGCGCTGCGCATGGACGGCACCCCGCTGGAGCTGACCGTCGCCGAGGGCGGCGGCGCCTGCGGCGAGTGGGCCGAGGAGTCGGGACAACCGGTCATCGCCATGACCGGGCACGAGGCCGTGACCCGCAAACACGAGTGA
- a CDS encoding helix-turn-helix domain-containing protein — translation MTHPPSALIDGSPRLRLRSPPTYWRCEPSWVWQARPLTDHLLWHVHDGAGELRLDDRHVRLRPGFCAVFAPGDAPVATHDPRHPLLVFGMHFTATGFDGDLVPEQRWCRLWDQEFAVRLARHCDYAHRRGDDLGQRQAVLGLEQFLCLLWDNVTRPAPGPGDAAVEDIARAVRQEPSRDWTVATLAKRANLSRAQFTRRFTAHTGYSPARYVIRARLDRARQLLTETNMSVGQVAATLGYPDVGYFSRQYKVHTGSSPSRDRGGGETSVDWLMRVPTVPLSPNIQGRSDYRSRSVITEYQAPNGFATIPRQRSLREHPLIAALLSLELDPRDYVIFGSGPLLAHGLRADVADLDVVARGRAWHRALRMSGYSIDLGPHSFELMLRFFGGGVEISAYWTDTSWDVDALIDTAEIIDGLRFAALRDVLEYKRTLDRAKDRADVAALERHLSTAEELEPVLCAA, via the coding sequence TTGACTCATCCACCGTCCGCACTCATCGACGGCTCGCCCCGGCTGCGGCTACGGTCGCCGCCCACGTACTGGCGCTGTGAACCGTCCTGGGTGTGGCAGGCGCGGCCGCTGACCGACCATCTGCTGTGGCATGTGCACGACGGCGCCGGGGAGCTGCGGCTCGACGACAGGCACGTGCGGCTGCGGCCGGGGTTCTGCGCGGTGTTCGCGCCCGGCGACGCGCCGGTGGCCACCCACGATCCGCGACATCCGCTGCTGGTCTTCGGCATGCACTTCACCGCCACGGGCTTCGACGGCGATCTGGTCCCCGAGCAACGCTGGTGCCGGTTGTGGGACCAGGAGTTCGCCGTCCGGCTGGCGCGGCACTGCGACTACGCCCACCGACGCGGCGACGACCTCGGGCAGCGGCAGGCGGTGCTCGGCCTGGAACAGTTCCTCTGTCTATTGTGGGATAACGTGACGCGTCCAGCTCCCGGCCCCGGGGACGCCGCCGTCGAGGACATCGCCCGGGCGGTCCGGCAGGAACCCAGCCGCGACTGGACCGTCGCGACGCTCGCCAAGCGGGCCAACCTTTCCCGTGCCCAGTTCACCCGCCGCTTCACCGCCCACACCGGCTACTCCCCCGCGCGGTACGTGATCCGGGCCCGGCTCGACCGGGCCCGGCAGCTGTTGACCGAGACCAACATGTCCGTCGGCCAGGTCGCCGCCACCCTGGGGTACCCCGACGTCGGTTATTTCAGTCGCCAGTACAAAGTCCACACCGGTTCCTCACCCAGTAGGGATCGCGGTGGCGGCGAAACTTCCGTAGATTGGTTAATGCGGGTACCAACAGTGCCGTTGTCCCCTAACATCCAGGGGCGATCAGACTATAGGAGCCGCAGCGTGATCACGGAATACCAAGCGCCCAACGGCTTCGCCACCATCCCCAGACAACGGTCCCTTCGAGAACACCCCCTGATCGCCGCGTTGTTGTCCCTCGAACTCGATCCCCGTGACTACGTCATCTTCGGCAGCGGGCCGCTGCTGGCCCACGGGTTGCGCGCGGACGTCGCCGACCTGGACGTCGTCGCCCGAGGACGGGCCTGGCACCGGGCACTGCGGATGTCCGGCTACTCCATCGATCTGGGACCGCACAGCTTCGAGCTCATGCTGCGGTTCTTCGGCGGCGGCGTCGAGATCTCCGCCTACTGGACCGACACCAGCTGGGACGTCGACGCGCTCATCGACACCGCCGAGATCATCGACGGACTCCGGTTCGCCGCGCTGCGGGATGTGCTGGAGTACAAGCGAACCCTCGATCGCGCCAAGGACCGCGCCGATGTCGCCGCCCTGGAGCGACACCTGTCCACGGCGGAAGAACTCGAACCGGTGCTGTGCGCGGCCTGA
- the thrC gene encoding threonine synthase: MGGNWRGLIEEFGDRLPVTADTPVVTLREGGTPLLPAPALSQRTGCTVYLKIEGANPTGSFKDRGMTVAVSKAAEEGAKAVICASTGNTSASAAAYAARAGLTCAVLVPQGKIALGKLAQALVHGAKLLQVDGNFDDCLALASKLALDYPVALVNSVNPYRLHGQKTAAFEIVAALGDAPDVHCLPVGNAGNITAYWMGYTEDHDAGNAKQRPRMLGVQAAGSAPIVNGAVVSQPQTIATAIRIGNPASWTKALDARDASGGDIRAVSDRDIHRAYLLLARSEGVFVELASAASVAGLLTAVTDGTVAAGSTVVCTVTGHGLKDPDWAVTTAPQPQTIPVDVEAAARSLGL, translated from the coding sequence ATGGGCGGAAACTGGCGCGGCCTGATCGAGGAGTTCGGTGACCGGTTGCCGGTAACCGCCGACACCCCCGTGGTCACCTTGCGGGAGGGCGGAACCCCGCTGCTGCCCGCCCCGGCGCTGTCACAGCGCACCGGTTGCACCGTGTACCTGAAGATCGAGGGCGCCAACCCGACCGGGTCCTTCAAGGACCGGGGCATGACGGTGGCGGTGTCCAAGGCCGCCGAGGAGGGTGCCAAGGCCGTCATCTGCGCGTCCACCGGCAACACCTCGGCCTCGGCCGCCGCCTACGCGGCCCGGGCCGGACTGACCTGCGCGGTGCTGGTGCCGCAGGGCAAGATCGCGCTCGGCAAACTGGCGCAGGCGCTGGTCCACGGCGCCAAACTGCTGCAAGTGGACGGTAACTTCGACGACTGTCTGGCGCTGGCGTCCAAACTGGCGCTCGACTATCCGGTGGCGCTGGTCAACTCGGTGAACCCGTACCGGTTGCACGGCCAGAAGACCGCCGCCTTCGAGATCGTGGCGGCACTGGGCGACGCCCCCGACGTCCACTGTCTGCCGGTGGGCAACGCGGGCAACATCACCGCCTACTGGATGGGCTACACCGAGGACCACGACGCGGGCAACGCCAAACAGCGTCCCCGGATGCTGGGCGTGCAGGCCGCGGGATCGGCGCCGATCGTCAACGGCGCGGTGGTCTCGCAGCCGCAGACGATCGCGACCGCGATCCGGATCGGCAACCCGGCCAGCTGGACCAAGGCCCTGGACGCCCGCGACGCCTCCGGCGGCGACATCCGCGCGGTGTCCGATCGCGACATCCACCGCGCCTACCTGCTGCTGGCCCGCTCCGAGGGCGTCTTCGTCGAGCTGGCCTCGGCCGCCAGCGTCGCCGGACTGCTGACGGCGGTCACCGACGGCACCGTGGCCGCCGGATCCACAGTGGTGTGCACCGTCACCGGCCACGGCCTCAAGGACCCGGACTGGGCCGTGACCACGGCACCGCAGCCGCAGACGATCCCGGTGGACGTCGAAGCCGCCGCCCGCTCGCTGGGGCTGTAG
- a CDS encoding homoserine dehydrogenase produces the protein MKIALLGCGNVGTEVVRLLDAQRSDLEARVGEPLELAGIAVRRPGKDRSDLPVDPSLFTADAIGLATRADVDIVVELVGGIEPARTWITSALELGKSVVTGNKALLAEDGASLYEAAAAANVDLYYEASVAAAIPLLRPLRESLHGDTVTRVMGIVNGTTNFILSRMTQTGAGFAEALEEAGDLGYAEADPTADIEGYDAAAKAAILAGLAFHTRVTASDVYREGITEVTAADVASAKRMDCVIKLLCIATRDADSVSVRVHPAMIPNDHPLAGVNGAYNAVFIEAEAAGQLMFYGAGAGGAPTASAVLGDLVAVARSRRGGARAVPQSSYAQLAVRPMGEVITSYHVNLDVDDEPGVLAEVASVFAAHRVSMRTVRQSGRGDDAVLVAVTHPATDAQLSATVAELAKLPTVRRVDSVMRVEGELGRWAETGAA, from the coding sequence TTGAAGATAGCGCTGCTTGGCTGCGGGAACGTCGGCACCGAGGTCGTCCGGCTGCTGGACGCCCAACGCTCCGATCTGGAGGCTCGGGTCGGGGAACCGTTGGAGCTGGCGGGAATCGCGGTGCGCCGTCCCGGCAAGGACCGCAGCGACCTGCCGGTGGACCCGTCACTGTTCACCGCCGACGCGATCGGTCTGGCCACGCGCGCCGACGTCGACATCGTCGTCGAACTCGTCGGCGGCATCGAACCGGCCCGCACCTGGATCACCTCCGCCCTGGAACTGGGCAAGAGCGTCGTGACCGGGAACAAGGCGCTGCTGGCCGAGGACGGCGCCAGCCTCTACGAGGCAGCGGCGGCAGCCAATGTGGACCTGTACTACGAGGCCTCGGTGGCGGCGGCGATCCCGCTGCTGCGGCCGCTGCGCGAATCGCTGCACGGTGACACCGTCACCCGGGTGATGGGGATCGTCAACGGCACCACCAACTTCATCCTGTCGCGGATGACCCAGACCGGCGCCGGTTTCGCCGAGGCCCTTGAGGAGGCGGGCGATCTCGGTTACGCCGAGGCCGACCCCACCGCCGACATCGAGGGCTACGACGCCGCCGCCAAGGCCGCGATTCTCGCGGGGCTGGCCTTCCACACCCGGGTCACCGCCTCCGACGTCTACCGCGAGGGCATCACCGAGGTGACGGCCGCCGACGTGGCCAGCGCCAAACGGATGGACTGCGTCATCAAACTGCTGTGCATCGCCACCCGCGACGCCGACTCGGTCAGCGTCCGGGTGCATCCGGCGATGATCCCGAACGACCATCCGCTGGCCGGGGTCAACGGCGCCTACAACGCCGTGTTCATCGAGGCCGAGGCCGCCGGGCAGCTGATGTTCTACGGCGCGGGCGCCGGTGGCGCCCCCACCGCCTCGGCGGTGCTGGGCGACCTGGTCGCGGTGGCCCGGTCGCGGCGCGGCGGCGCCCGGGCGGTCCCGCAGTCCAGTTACGCGCAGCTGGCGGTACGCCCGATGGGCGAGGTCATCACGAGTTACCACGTCAACCTGGACGTGGACGACGAACCGGGTGTGCTGGCCGAGGTGGCGTCGGTGTTCGCCGCCCACCGCGTCAGCATGCGTACGGTACGGCAGTCGGGCCGAGGCGACGACGCCGTGCTGGTGGCCGTCACCCACCCCGCCACCGACGCCCAGTTGTCAGCGACCGTCGCGGAACTGGCGAAGCTGCCAACCGTACGACGGGTCGACAGTGTCATGCGAGTAGAGGGTGAGTTAGGACGATGGGCGGAAACTGGCGCGGCCTGA